A stretch of Schistocerca nitens isolate TAMUIC-IGC-003100 chromosome 6, iqSchNite1.1, whole genome shotgun sequence DNA encodes these proteins:
- the LOC126263008 gene encoding uncharacterized protein LOC126263008: MNALTCLLLVLALAALGEGRTFVFENQRGETIWVGALGNAGVAPPNGGGWEMAAGSSLTLELDDAWAGRFWGRTGCSFDASGRGTCQTGDCGGVLQCNGAGGVPPVTLAEVTLGGYGGNDYYDISLVDGFNIPVTMTPTDVSGGGDHYRCNPATCPANVNAQCPAELQQVVNGAVVACKSACLAFNTDQYCCRGAYGTPDTCQSTTWPTNYPAIFKGLCPDAYSYAYDDVASTFTCSNTGYRITFS; the protein is encoded by the exons ATGAACGCGCTGACTTGTTTGCTGCTAGTGCTGGCTCTTGCCGCCTTGGGCGAGGGGAGAACTTTTGTGTTCGAGAACCAACGCGGGGAGACCATATGGGTGGGCGCCCTCGGCAATGCAGGCGTGGCTCCTCCTAACGGCGGCGGATGGGAAATGGCTGCCGGTAGTTCG CTGACGCTCGAGCTGGACGACGCGTGGGCGGGCCGCTTCTGGGGCCGCACTGGCTGCTCGTTCGACGCGTCCGGAAGAGGCACCTGCCAGACGGGAGACTGCGGCGGAGTGCTGCAGTGCAACGGCGCCGGCGGCGTGCCTCCGGTCACGCTCGCCGAAGTCACCCTGGGCGGCTATGGCGGCAACGACTACTACGACATCAGTCTCGTCGACGGCTTCAACATTCCCGTCACG ATGACTCCTACCGACGTGTCTGGCGGCGGTGACCACTACCGCTGCAACCCAGCGACCTGCCCAGCCAACGTGAACGCCCAGTGTCCCGCAGAGCTGCAGCAGGTGGTCAACGGAGCCGTCGTCGCTTGTAAGAGTGCGTGTCTCGCCTTCAACACCGACCAGTACTGTTGTCGAGGCGCCTACGGTACCCCTGACACCTGCCAGTCCACCACTTGGCCAACCAACTACCCTGCCATCTTCAAGGGACTCTGCCCTGATGCCTACAGCTACGCCTATGATGATGTTGCCAGCACATTCACGTGCTCGAACACAGGCTACAGGATCACCTTCAGCTGA
- the LOC126263009 gene encoding uncharacterized protein LOC126263009: MSALTFLLLMLGAAALSEGRRFVFENRRGETVWVGALGNAGKGTPKRGGWEMRPGSSVTINVDDSWAGRFWGRTGCSFDGSGRGRCRTGDCGNRLHCNGAGGQPPATLAEVTLSGWGGQDYYDISLVDGFNIPVTMEPIDRRGGGDHYRCNPASCRADINAQCPPELRSDGGCKSACLAFNTDQYCCRGSFGTPQTCRASSWPRNYPAFFKNLCPDAYSYAYDDRRSTFTCEKTAYRIIFS; this comes from the exons ATGAGCGCGCTGACGTTTTTGCTATTAATGCTGGGTGCCGCCGCCTTGAGCGAAGGAAGAAGATTTGTGTTCGAGAACAGACGCGGAGAGACTGTGTGGGTGGGCGCCCTTGGGAACGCTGGAAAGGGAACTCCCAAAAGAGGCGGTTGGGAGATGCGCCCTGGTTCTTCG GTCACCATCAACGTGGACGATTCATGGGCAGGCCGTTTCTGGGGTCGCACTGGCTGCTCATTCGACGGCTCCGGACGTGGCAGATGCCGGACTGGAGACTGCGGCAACAGGCTGCACTGTAACGGCGCCGGCGGCCAGCCTCCTGCGACGCTCGCAGAAGTCACCCTGAGCGGGTGGGGCGGTCAGGACTACTACGACATCAGTCTCGTTGATGGCTTCAATATCCCCGTCACG ATGGAGCCCATCGACAGGCGAGGCGGCGGCGACCACTACCGCTGCAACCCCGCATCCTGCCGCGCCGACATAAACGCGCAGTGCCCGCCCGAGCTCCGCTCCGACGGCGGCTGCAAGAGCGCGTGCCTCGCCTTCAACACGGACCAGTACTGCTGCCGCGGCAGCTTCGGCACGCCACAAACTTGCAGGGCCTCTTCGTGGCCGAGGAACTACCCCGCCTTCTTCAAGAACCTGTGTCCCGACGCCTACAGCTACGCCTACGACGACCGACGGAGCACCTTCACTTGCGAAAAAACAGCCTACAGGATCATCTTTAGTTGA